A part of Kitasatospora acidiphila genomic DNA contains:
- a CDS encoding serine hydrolase domain-containing protein, with amino-acid sequence MTATTDRIRHLLADGVTRRAYPGAVWAVGDTAGTQEAGAVGLLDPERPGEPMRPDTLFDLASLTKILAVWSTIGALWEADRLPLDQPLRTYWPEVVAHPLGEVTARHLLTHTAGVPLLAELEQRYGTDPAAIRAGVLREALHRPPGEAVEYTDRAALILGYLAEHLAGQPLERLAATGIWGPLGMHETRFGALPAELTARCAPTEFDQDEGIRFTGIVHDPSARLLGGVCGIAGAFATAGDIARFLRYLVDPATAPARPPAFGAAWTELSLAVHTGTLEPPRGLFWHPVPNTAAADRIWTHTGFTGTAMWLSPKRGRWAVLLTNKVYYTTDRQPMADLRDAFRRLALP; translated from the coding sequence ATGACCGCGACCACCGACCGCATCCGCCATCTCCTCGCCGATGGCGTCACCCGGCGCGCGTACCCCGGTGCGGTGTGGGCCGTCGGCGACACGGCGGGCACCCAGGAGGCCGGCGCCGTAGGCCTGCTGGACCCGGAGCGCCCCGGTGAACCCATGCGCCCCGACACCCTGTTCGACCTCGCCAGCCTCACCAAGATCCTCGCCGTCTGGTCCACCATCGGCGCGCTCTGGGAGGCCGACCGCCTGCCGCTCGACCAGCCCCTGCGCACCTACTGGCCCGAGGTGGTCGCCCACCCCCTGGGCGAGGTGACCGCACGCCACCTCCTCACCCATACCGCCGGCGTCCCCCTGTTGGCCGAGCTGGAGCAGCGCTACGGCACCGACCCCGCCGCCATCCGCGCCGGTGTCCTGCGCGAAGCGCTGCACCGGCCGCCCGGCGAGGCCGTCGAGTACACCGACCGTGCCGCGCTGATCCTCGGCTACCTGGCCGAGCACCTCGCCGGGCAGCCCCTCGAGCGCCTCGCCGCCACCGGGATCTGGGGCCCGCTCGGGATGCACGAGACGCGATTCGGGGCGCTCCCAGCCGAGTTGACAGCCCGCTGCGCCCCCACGGAGTTCGACCAGGACGAGGGCATCCGCTTCACGGGGATCGTCCACGACCCGTCGGCCCGCCTGCTCGGCGGCGTCTGCGGCATCGCGGGTGCCTTCGCCACCGCCGGCGACATTGCCCGCTTCCTGCGCTACCTGGTCGACCCCGCCACCGCGCCCGCACGGCCGCCCGCGTTCGGGGCGGCCTGGACCGAGCTGTCGCTCGCCGTCCACACCGGCACCCTCGAACCGCCGCGCGGCCTGTTCTGGCACCCCGTTCCCAACACCGCGGCCGCCGACCGGATCTGGACCCACACCGGCTTCACCGGCACCGCGATGTGGCTGTCCCCGAAGCGTGGGCGCTGGGCGGTCCTGCTCACCAACAAGGTCTACTACACGACGGATCGGCAGCCGATGGCCGACCTCCGCGATGCCTTCCGGAGGTTGGCGCTGCCCTGA
- a CDS encoding TetR/AcrR family transcriptional regulator yields the protein MSDEPNAAMRLLWGPPPKPTRGPKPALSPAGIAEAGIEIADSEGLAALSMQRIAGALGYTKMSLYRYVPGKAELIALMVEQAMGEPPASQEGDWRGQLGDWARRLYAVFAHHPWLLDATVGPRPIGPAEVSWMERGVSALAHTRLTGAEQLDALALLAGHARGIAVQARASSQPESQLTAVLGELMTTHRDRFPAVATAMASVAESGGQNQALEFGLDRILAGLDALIAERADPC from the coding sequence GTGAGCGACGAACCGAATGCGGCCATGCGCCTGCTGTGGGGCCCGCCCCCGAAGCCCACCCGGGGCCCGAAGCCGGCGCTCTCGCCGGCAGGCATCGCAGAGGCCGGCATCGAGATCGCGGACTCGGAGGGCCTGGCGGCGCTGTCCATGCAGCGCATTGCCGGAGCGCTCGGCTACACCAAGATGTCGCTCTACCGCTATGTGCCGGGGAAGGCCGAGCTGATCGCGCTGATGGTGGAGCAGGCGATGGGCGAGCCCCCGGCGAGCCAGGAGGGCGACTGGCGGGGGCAACTCGGCGACTGGGCACGCCGGTTGTACGCCGTCTTCGCGCACCACCCATGGCTACTGGACGCCACCGTCGGCCCGCGCCCGATCGGACCGGCCGAGGTCTCCTGGATGGAGCGGGGCGTCTCGGCCCTAGCCCACACCCGGCTCACCGGCGCCGAACAGCTCGACGCCCTCGCACTGCTGGCCGGTCACGCTCGCGGGATCGCCGTGCAGGCCCGGGCGAGCTCCCAGCCGGAGTCCCAGCTGACCGCTGTACTAGGCGAGTTGATGACCACCCATCGGGACCGCTTTCCGGCCGTGGCCACCGCGATGGCCTCGGTCGCCGAATCCGGGGGCCAGAACCAGGCCTTGGAGTTCGGCCTCGACCGCATTCTGGCAGGACTGGACGCACTGATCGCGGAGCGGGCCGACCCTTGCTGA
- a CDS encoding exodeoxyribonuclease III — protein MRIATWNINSVTARLPKLLEWLEGAKPDVLCLQELKVATDAFPYDAVRELGYETEAHGTGRWNGVAIISKVGFADVVRGLPNQPGYQADDALLPELEPRAIAATCGPVRVWSVYVPNGREVGHAHYRYKLDWLATLRQDIAEDAAAERPFAVLGDYNVAPTDEDVFDLAAFEGQTHVTPLERQALADLRAAGLTDVVPRPLKYDRPYTYWDYRQLAFPKNRGMRIDLVYGNAAFAAAVSDSYVDREARKGKGTSDHAPVVVDLDL, from the coding sequence CTGCGCATCGCCACCTGGAACATCAACTCCGTGACCGCGCGGCTGCCCAAGCTGCTGGAGTGGTTGGAGGGCGCCAAGCCCGATGTGCTCTGCCTGCAGGAGCTGAAGGTCGCCACCGACGCCTTCCCCTACGACGCGGTGCGGGAGCTCGGCTACGAGACCGAGGCGCACGGCACCGGGCGGTGGAACGGCGTGGCGATCATCTCCAAGGTGGGCTTCGCCGACGTGGTGCGCGGCCTGCCCAACCAGCCCGGCTACCAGGCGGACGACGCGCTGCTGCCCGAGCTGGAGCCGCGCGCCATCGCGGCCACCTGCGGGCCGGTGCGGGTCTGGTCGGTCTACGTGCCCAACGGGCGCGAGGTGGGCCACGCGCACTACCGCTACAAGCTGGACTGGCTGGCGACGCTCCGTCAGGACATCGCCGAGGACGCGGCCGCCGAGCGCCCGTTCGCGGTGCTCGGCGACTACAACGTGGCCCCGACCGACGAGGACGTCTTCGACCTGGCCGCCTTCGAGGGCCAGACCCACGTCACCCCGCTGGAGCGCCAGGCGCTGGCCGACCTGCGCGCGGCCGGCCTGACCGACGTGGTGCCGCGCCCCCTCAAGTACGACCGCCCCTACACCTACTGGGACTACCGCCAGCTCGCGTTCCCGAAGAACCGCGGCATGCGGATCGACCTGGTGTACGGCAACGCCGCGTTCGCCGCCGCCGTCAGCGACAGCTACGTCGACCGCGAGGCCCGCAAGGGCAAGGGCACCTCCGACCACGCGCCGGTCGTGGTCGACCTCGACCTCTAG
- a CDS encoding N-acyl homoserine lactonase family protein: MRLGSTKVPFGQFYGGLDGWRGMQAVYRFATDKKHFIIVPIHAYLIDHPEEGLILVDAGINWQQTHEHGDYYRGIAHYLFDEDEYQLSREEELPAALARLGYRAEDVRKVVATHLHEDHIGGLSYLPNAELVISKDEWTNRHWKLFGFLPMVYQPSLEAARKITTIDYDAGAHQNFAASHDLTADGTVKVLPTPGHTPGHLCVLVQLDGYQLLITGDTLYTLRHLANDDVQAFGAGDWVPNQNASIRQIAELRRRIPELILAPGHDHSDYQFKHLAPGLAKGGLTPEERAAIRAYEETVFTAGGRLHPEAVPRYLPGTGADHVGRVSG; this comes from the coding sequence GTGAGACTGGGGTCTACGAAAGTCCCGTTCGGGCAGTTCTATGGCGGCCTGGACGGTTGGCGCGGTATGCAGGCGGTCTACCGGTTCGCCACCGACAAGAAGCACTTCATCATCGTCCCGATCCATGCCTACCTGATCGACCACCCCGAGGAGGGGCTGATCCTGGTCGACGCCGGTATCAACTGGCAGCAGACCCATGAACACGGCGACTACTACCGGGGAATCGCCCACTACCTCTTCGACGAGGACGAGTACCAGCTCAGCCGCGAGGAGGAACTCCCCGCCGCACTGGCGCGGTTGGGCTACCGCGCCGAGGATGTCCGCAAGGTCGTGGCGACCCATCTGCACGAGGACCACATCGGCGGCCTCTCCTACCTCCCCAACGCCGAACTGGTGATCAGCAAGGACGAGTGGACCAATCGCCACTGGAAGCTCTTCGGCTTCCTCCCGATGGTCTACCAGCCGTCGCTGGAGGCGGCCCGGAAGATCACCACCATCGACTACGACGCGGGTGCCCACCAGAACTTCGCCGCCAGCCATGACCTCACGGCCGACGGCACCGTCAAGGTGCTGCCCACTCCGGGCCACACTCCGGGACACCTCTGCGTGCTGGTCCAACTCGACGGCTACCAGCTGCTGATCACCGGCGACACCCTCTACACGCTGCGCCACCTCGCCAACGATGACGTCCAGGCCTTCGGGGCGGGCGACTGGGTGCCCAACCAGAACGCCTCGATCCGTCAGATCGCCGAACTCCGGCGACGGATACCGGAGTTGATCCTCGCTCCCGGACACGACCACTCCGACTACCAGTTCAAGCACCTGGCGCCCGGCCTGGCGAAGGGCGGGCTGACGCCCGAGGAGCGGGCCGCCATCCGGGCCTACGAGGAGACGGTCTTCACGGCGGGCGGCCGGCTCCACCCGGAGGCGGTCCCGCGTTACCTCCCGGGCACCGGCGCCGACCACGTGGGGCGGGTCAGCGGCTGA
- the qcrB gene encoding cytochrome bc1 complex cytochrome b subunit yields the protein MRRRLRNEQLRRDKAARVTELRGQREQARHAAVDSRHRELAEGAEAGADYLDGRLPFLDAAKGLVRKVFPDHWSFLLGELALYSFILLLLTGVYLTFFFRPSMGELVYQGSYLPLHGVRMTEAYASTLRISFDVRGGLLIRQMHHWAALVFVASIGAHLLRIFFTGAYRRPREVNYLIGLTLFQLALVEGFAGYSLPDDLLSGTGLRTAHGFMLAVPLVGTYLAFFAFGGEWPGQDIVPRLYTTHVLLLPGLLLALVTVHLILVFYLKHTQWGGPGRSGRNVVGKPAFPHFAVQTGALLALVFGVVAVLAAVGQVNPIWNYGPYRPDQASTDAQPDWYMGFLEGALRLMPGTETRLWGHTVSWNPLLPTIVFPIVLFIALYAYPFVEQWITGDRSEHHLCDRPRNRPTRTAVGVAGFTGYAVLLMAGGQDVLAYWFDVSVNDLNWALRIGLFVAPAAAFWLTRWLCLALQARDRQRFDSGVPTGFVRQSAAGGFEQDHDQLTVRQKFTLAMDRAPEPMAAADDSRRERLRAALSGWYYRDRAR from the coding sequence ATGCGGCGGCGGTTGCGGAACGAGCAGCTGAGGCGGGACAAGGCGGCGCGGGTGACCGAGCTGCGCGGACAGCGGGAGCAGGCCCGGCACGCCGCCGTGGATTCGCGGCACCGGGAGCTGGCCGAGGGCGCCGAGGCCGGGGCCGACTACCTCGACGGGCGGCTGCCGTTCCTGGACGCGGCCAAGGGCCTGGTGCGCAAGGTCTTCCCGGACCACTGGTCGTTCCTGCTCGGCGAACTGGCGCTCTACAGCTTCATCCTGCTGCTGCTCACCGGCGTCTACCTGACGTTCTTCTTCAGACCCTCGATGGGCGAGCTGGTCTACCAGGGCAGCTATCTGCCTTTGCACGGCGTGCGGATGACCGAGGCCTACGCCAGCACCCTGCGGATCAGCTTCGATGTGCGCGGCGGGCTGCTGATCCGGCAGATGCACCACTGGGCGGCGCTGGTCTTCGTGGCCTCGATCGGGGCCCATCTGCTGCGGATCTTCTTCACCGGCGCCTATCGCCGCCCGCGCGAGGTGAACTATCTGATCGGCCTGACACTCTTCCAACTCGCCCTGGTGGAGGGCTTCGCGGGCTACTCGCTCCCCGACGACCTGCTCTCCGGCACCGGTCTGCGCACCGCCCACGGGTTCATGCTGGCCGTCCCGCTGGTCGGCACCTACCTCGCATTCTTCGCATTCGGCGGCGAGTGGCCCGGCCAGGACATCGTGCCGCGCCTCTACACCACCCATGTGCTGCTGCTGCCAGGGCTGTTGCTGGCCCTGGTGACAGTGCATCTGATCCTGGTGTTCTACCTCAAGCACACCCAGTGGGGCGGCCCGGGCCGCAGCGGCCGCAATGTGGTCGGCAAGCCGGCCTTCCCGCACTTCGCCGTGCAGACGGGCGCGTTGCTGGCACTGGTCTTCGGGGTGGTGGCGGTGCTGGCGGCGGTCGGGCAGGTCAACCCGATCTGGAACTACGGCCCGTACCGCCCCGACCAGGCCTCGACGGACGCCCAACCCGACTGGTACATGGGCTTCCTGGAGGGCGCGCTGCGGCTGATGCCGGGAACCGAGACCAGGCTCTGGGGGCACACCGTGTCGTGGAACCCGCTGCTGCCGACGATCGTGTTCCCGATCGTGCTGTTCATCGCGCTGTACGCGTATCCGTTCGTGGAGCAGTGGATCACCGGCGACCGCAGCGAGCACCACCTGTGCGACCGGCCGCGCAACCGGCCGACCCGCACGGCGGTGGGGGTGGCAGGCTTCACCGGGTACGCGGTGCTGCTGATGGCCGGCGGGCAGGACGTGCTGGCGTACTGGTTCGACGTCTCGGTGAACGATCTGAACTGGGCGCTGCGGATCGGTCTGTTCGTGGCACCGGCGGCGGCGTTCTGGCTGACTCGCTGGCTCTGCCTGGCACTTCAGGCGCGGGACCGGCAACGGTTCGACTCCGGGGTGCCGACCGGGTTCGTGCGGCAGTCGGCGGCGGGCGGCTTCGAGCAGGACCACGATCAACTGACCGTTCGTCAGAAGTTCACCCTGGCCATGGACCGGGCACCGGAACCGATGGCGGCCGCCGACGACTCGCGGCGGGAGCGGCTGCGGGCGGCGCTGAGCGGGTGGTACTACCGGGACCGGGCGCGTTGA
- a CDS encoding FAD-dependent monooxygenase has translation MGKTVLISGASIAGPALAYWLARYGFEPTVVELAPAIRAGGRAVDFRGETHLTVLDRMGVLDELRRISTGGHPITFVDQKNRQLLHLPAEFAGGAVEVERGDLAHLLYEHSHPGADYRFGDSITGLSETATGVHVTFRHAAPREFDLVIGADGLHSNVRRLAFGPQERYVTHLGYYAATWQLPNHPGLAHGSVGYNAPGRLASIGAGRRDPQTAGAFALFASPRLDYDRHDLDQQKALITQAFTGLGWEVPQMLESLVAAQELYFDSISRADLPSWSSGRIALVGDAACGATIGGMGTGTGIVAAYVLAGELALADGDHRAAYPAYERRLRDYARTCQRGGDRTGRFLAPKSRTGLRLRNTLLSRRAILNWMLKEGEKVAELAELPDYPARLGHRAGV, from the coding sequence ATGGGCAAGACCGTTCTCATCTCCGGCGCGAGCATCGCCGGTCCGGCACTGGCCTACTGGCTCGCGCGGTACGGCTTCGAACCCACCGTGGTCGAGCTCGCACCCGCGATCCGCGCCGGCGGTCGGGCGGTGGACTTCCGGGGCGAGACCCACCTGACCGTGCTGGATCGGATGGGCGTGCTGGACGAGCTGCGCCGGATCAGCACCGGTGGCCACCCGATCACCTTCGTGGACCAGAAGAATCGGCAACTGCTGCACCTGCCGGCGGAGTTCGCGGGCGGCGCGGTCGAGGTGGAGCGCGGCGACCTGGCCCACCTCCTCTACGAACACAGTCACCCCGGCGCCGACTACCGCTTCGGCGACTCGATCACCGGCCTCAGCGAGACGGCCACCGGAGTCCACGTCACCTTCCGGCACGCCGCACCGCGCGAGTTCGACCTGGTGATCGGCGCGGACGGGCTGCACTCCAATGTCCGCCGCCTCGCCTTCGGCCCGCAGGAGCGCTACGTCACCCACCTCGGCTACTACGCGGCCACCTGGCAACTCCCCAACCACCCCGGCCTTGCGCACGGTTCGGTCGGATACAACGCCCCCGGCCGGCTCGCCAGCATCGGCGCGGGCCGCCGCGATCCGCAGACCGCCGGTGCCTTCGCGCTCTTCGCCTCGCCCCGGCTCGACTACGACCGCCATGACCTGGACCAGCAGAAGGCCCTGATCACCCAGGCCTTCACCGGTCTCGGCTGGGAGGTCCCGCAGATGCTCGAATCCCTGGTCGCGGCACAGGAGTTGTACTTCGACTCGATCAGCCGCGCGGATCTGCCCAGCTGGTCGTCCGGGCGGATCGCCCTGGTCGGCGACGCGGCCTGCGGCGCCACCATCGGCGGCATGGGCACCGGCACCGGCATCGTCGCCGCCTACGTGCTGGCCGGTGAACTCGCCCTCGCCGACGGCGATCACCGCGCCGCCTACCCCGCCTACGAGCGACGGCTGCGCGACTACGCCAGGACCTGCCAGCGGGGCGGCGACCGAACCGGCAGGTTCCTGGCGCCCAAGTCCCGCACCGGTCTGCGACTGCGCAACACCCTGCTGAGCCGGCGCGCCATCCTCAACTGGATGCTCAAGGAGGGCGAGAAGGTGGCCGAACTCGCCGAGCTGCCCGACTACCCCGCCAGGCTCGGCCACCGGGCCGGTGTGTGA